One window of Anaerolineales bacterium genomic DNA carries:
- the kdpA gene encoding potassium-transporting ATPase subunit KdpA codes for MNNWIQLILYFAILLLLAKPLGAYMAKVYQGERLFLDPILGPVERFLYRLSGIDQRSEMTWKTYAVAMLFFNILGLIVVYLLQRLQGILPLNPQGLGAVTPDSSWNTAVSFATNTNWQGYGGETTMSYLTQMLGMTVQNFLSPATGVAVMVALIRGIVRHTTKEIGNFWVDMTRSVLYILLPLSLVLALALVSQGVVQTFSEYKTATSLQSSETQLIAVGPAASQVAIKQLGTNGGGFFNVNSAHPLENPTPFSNFLEMLSILLIPAALCYTYGKMVGDTRQGWALLAVMTIVLVALLGVAIWSEQSGNPMLAKLGIDQTQTDINPGGNMEGKEVRFGIVNSALWATVTTAASNGSVNAMHDSFMPLGGLVPMWLMQLGEIIYGGVGSGLYGMLAFVIIAVFVSGLMVGRTPEYLGKKIEAYEMKMASIVILIPVMVALIGTATALMTEAGRATILNPSAHGFSEVLYAFSSAGNNNGSAFAGLGANTPFYNIALGIAMFVSRYWLAIPMLAIAGSLANKKKVPASAGTLPTHTPLFIAWVIGVIIIVGALSFLPALALGPIVEHLMIFG; via the coding sequence ATGAATAACTGGATTCAATTGATTCTTTACTTTGCGATTTTGCTCCTGCTGGCAAAGCCGCTCGGCGCATACATGGCAAAAGTCTATCAAGGGGAACGCCTCTTTCTGGACCCAATACTGGGTCCAGTTGAAAGATTCCTTTACCGCCTCTCAGGCATTGACCAGCGCTCCGAGATGACGTGGAAAACGTACGCTGTTGCGATGTTGTTCTTCAACATCCTCGGCTTGATCGTGGTCTATCTGCTGCAACGTTTGCAAGGGATTCTGCCCCTCAACCCGCAGGGACTCGGTGCAGTCACCCCTGACTCGTCTTGGAACACGGCGGTGAGTTTTGCCACAAATACCAACTGGCAGGGCTACGGTGGCGAGACGACCATGAGTTACCTCACCCAAATGCTTGGCATGACTGTGCAAAACTTTCTCTCTCCAGCAACTGGCGTGGCGGTGATGGTTGCATTGATTCGCGGAATCGTGAGACATACCACCAAAGAGATCGGCAACTTCTGGGTGGATATGACTCGTTCCGTTCTCTACATCCTTTTACCGCTCTCGTTGGTTCTTGCATTAGCTCTGGTTTCTCAAGGTGTTGTGCAGACTTTCAGCGAATACAAAACTGCGACTTCGCTTCAATCAAGTGAGACCCAACTCATCGCAGTGGGACCTGCCGCGTCGCAGGTCGCGATCAAACAACTTGGCACCAACGGCGGCGGATTCTTCAACGTCAATTCGGCGCACCCGCTGGAAAACCCGACTCCGTTCTCGAACTTTCTGGAGATGTTATCCATTCTGCTGATTCCTGCCGCGCTTTGTTACACCTACGGCAAAATGGTGGGAGATACCCGTCAGGGTTGGGCATTGCTGGCGGTGATGACGATCGTGCTGGTTGCGTTGTTGGGCGTGGCGATTTGGTCAGAGCAAAGTGGAAACCCTATGCTCGCAAAACTCGGCATTGACCAAACGCAAACAGACATCAACCCAGGCGGGAACATGGAAGGCAAGGAAGTCCGCTTTGGGATCGTGAACTCGGCACTGTGGGCAACTGTCACCACTGCTGCGTCGAATGGATCGGTCAACGCCATGCATGACTCGTTCATGCCGTTGGGCGGACTCGTCCCGATGTGGCTCATGCAACTCGGTGAAATTATTTACGGCGGCGTTGGCTCAGGCTTGTACGGAATGTTGGCATTTGTCATCATCGCGGTCTTTGTCTCTGGCTTGATGGTGGGACGCACGCCCGAATATCTCGGCAAGAAAATTGAAGCCTACGAAATGAAGATGGCATCCATCGTCATTCTCATCCCCGTCATGGTGGCGTTGATTGGGACTGCCACAGCCTTGATGACCGAAGCAGGGCGGGCGACGATCTTAAACCCGTCCGCGCATGGATTCAGCGAAGTGTTGTATGCGTTCTCGTCTGCTGGGAATAACAACGGCTCGGCATTTGCAGGATTGGGCGCGAACACGCCCTTCTATAACATCGCGCTTGGCATTGCCATGTTCGTATCTCGTTATTGGCTGGCAATTCCCATGCTGGCGATTGCGGGTTCACTGGCGAACAAAAAGAAAGTCCCAGCCAGTGCAGGGACATTGCCCACGCATACCCCGCTCTTCATTGCCTGGGTCATCGGCGTCATCATCATCGTCGGCGCGTTGAGTTTTCTCCCCGCCCTGGCGCTCGGACCGATTGTGGAACACTTAATGATCTTCGGATAA
- a CDS encoding potassium-transporting ATPase subunit F yields MNPLYLIVGVVALGLMFYLVLALVKPEWF; encoded by the coding sequence ATGAATCCGCTTTATTTAATTGTGGGAGTTGTGGCGTTAGGGTTAATGTTCTATCTCGTTCTGGCTTTAGTGAAACCGGAATGGTTCTGA
- a CDS encoding diguanylate cyclase codes for MTAESGLHTDLNILARLGRDLAGTSDARTAARIILDAADKLMGWDACYLILYDPELDEEPCPLLTIDTIGGERVIQPDAAPKRPSDNMLKAIREGGFLSQYDRYFEIEPSLSFGDHSKRTLSQLFVPVVSGFRTIGVLSIQSYQRNYYTKEQLELLKDLSSHCAGALERIWAQDALSEFSGRLSVLHSALSEINASLDLERVCQVVYETVTQVMPCDDFVIDGYDPERNEIVPIYAVEYPNRRVFTNRYIADHGMAGEIVRTLKPLLFNNTREMDESGIQFELYGSAVQEDPTQSIIAVPMILHNAIYGMVSAQSYREDAYDHDDLYLLEVLASHAAIAIENARLFDSIQKLAITDPLTGILNRRRFFELAEREFAKAEKTDTPFSVIMLDVDDFKQFNDRHGHKVGDEVLIRVAASCIGSLRSGDILGRMGGEEFAVALPNTRLADALEIADRLRISIQEAVLPEIADLQSDLHGITVSVGVAEYTSSCKTLDALIDRADKAMYISKNSGRNQVRVWENS; via the coding sequence ATGACTGCTGAATCAGGTTTGCATACGGACCTGAACATCTTGGCGCGCCTCGGCAGGGACCTGGCAGGCACGTCCGATGCCCGGACGGCGGCGCGTATCATCCTGGATGCCGCGGACAAACTGATGGGGTGGGATGCCTGTTATCTCATTCTGTATGACCCGGAACTGGACGAAGAACCCTGCCCTTTGTTGACGATCGATACGATCGGGGGGGAACGGGTGATCCAGCCTGATGCCGCCCCCAAGCGGCCGAGCGATAATATGCTGAAGGCGATCCGTGAGGGCGGCTTCCTCTCGCAGTATGATCGATATTTCGAGATCGAACCCTCCCTGTCATTCGGGGACCACAGCAAGCGCACCCTCTCCCAACTGTTTGTGCCGGTGGTGAGCGGATTTCGGACGATCGGTGTGCTATCCATCCAAAGTTACCAGCGCAATTACTATACAAAGGAACAGCTTGAATTATTGAAGGATCTTTCCAGTCACTGCGCCGGGGCGTTGGAGCGCATTTGGGCGCAGGATGCCCTGAGCGAATTCAGCGGCAGGTTGAGTGTCCTCCACTCCGCGCTGAGCGAGATCAACGCCAGCCTGGATCTGGAACGCGTCTGTCAGGTGGTCTATGAAACCGTCACCCAGGTGATGCCGTGCGATGATTTCGTCATCGATGGTTACGACCCTGAAAGGAACGAGATCGTTCCGATCTATGCGGTGGAATATCCCAACCGGCGCGTGTTCACCAACCGTTATATCGCGGATCATGGAATGGCTGGCGAGATCGTGCGCACATTAAAGCCGTTGCTGTTCAATAACACCCGGGAGATGGATGAAAGCGGAATCCAATTCGAACTGTACGGCTCGGCAGTGCAGGAGGACCCCACCCAATCCATCATTGCCGTACCCATGATCCTCCACAACGCGATCTATGGCATGGTGTCTGCGCAGTCCTATCGGGAGGACGCCTATGACCATGACGACCTTTACCTTTTGGAAGTGCTGGCTTCCCATGCCGCCATCGCCATCGAAAATGCCCGGCTGTTCGATTCGATTCAAAAACTTGCGATCACCGACCCGTTGACGGGCATCCTCAACCGCCGCCGCTTCTTCGAGCTCGCTGAACGGGAATTCGCCAAAGCCGAAAAGACCGACACGCCCTTCTCCGTCATCATGCTGGACGTGGACGACTTCAAACAGTTCAATGACCGGCACGGTCACAAGGTGGGGGACGAGGTATTGATCCGCGTTGCCGCATCCTGTATAGGCTCTCTGCGCTCCGGCGACATCCTTGGCCGCATGGGCGGCGAGGAATTTGCCGTCGCCCTGCCCAACACCCGCCTTGCAGACGCGCTGGAGATCGCCGACCGCCTGCGGATTTCAATTCAGGAGGCCGTCCTGCCTGAAATTGCCGACCTGCAATCCGATCTGCATGGGATCACCGTCAGCGTCGGCGTGGCAGAGTACACGTCTTCCTGTAAAACGCTCGATGCGCTCATCGACCGCGCCGACAAAGCCATGTACATATCTAAAAATTCAGGGCGGAATCAGGTGCGTGTATGGGAAAATTCTTGA
- a CDS encoding RNA methyltransferase, which yields MDITSLQNPRVKHIVRLREEKKQRQKDGLILVEGFDELTLAVECGHEPLTLLSAPELASRTLSFPRAEQITVSRAVFEKISYRENPDGWLGILPMPSQKLEDITLAGIPLVLLVESVEKPGNLGAILRTADAANVDAVLVCDPRVDVWNPNVIRASRGAVFAVTVAEVDSRQALVWLRSGGMRVIAATPSARKIYTNVDMKEPIAIAVGTEDEGLTDFWLENADARVKIPMGGKVNSLNVSIAAALMAYEARRQRSL from the coding sequence ATGGACATCACCAGTTTGCAAAATCCGCGCGTCAAGCATATTGTCAGGCTCCGCGAAGAAAAGAAACAAAGACAAAAAGACGGGTTGATTCTTGTCGAAGGGTTCGATGAATTGACCCTCGCCGTCGAATGTGGACATGAACCTCTCACGCTTCTGTCCGCCCCCGAGCTTGCCAGCCGGACTTTGAGCTTTCCCCGCGCCGAACAGATCACCGTCAGCCGCGCCGTTTTCGAAAAAATATCCTATCGTGAAAATCCAGACGGCTGGTTGGGGATTCTCCCCATGCCTTCGCAAAAGTTGGAGGACATCACTCTCGCAGGGATCCCGTTGGTTCTGCTTGTAGAATCGGTGGAGAAACCCGGGAATTTGGGGGCTATCCTTCGCACTGCCGACGCTGCAAATGTGGACGCTGTCCTTGTCTGCGACCCGCGGGTGGATGTCTGGAATCCCAATGTGATCCGCGCCAGCCGCGGCGCGGTCTTTGCCGTCACTGTCGCCGAGGTGGATTCGCGTCAGGCATTGGTCTGGCTCAGGTCGGGTGGGATGCGTGTGATAGCGGCGACTCCTTCTGCCCGCAAAATTTACACGAACGTCGACATGAAAGAACCGATTGCCATCGCCGTCGGGACGGAGGATGAAGGTCTCACCGATTTTTGGCTGGAGAATGCGGACGCGCGCGTAAAAATCCCGATGGGCGGAAAGGTCAATTCATTGAACGTTTCCATTGCCGCCGCATTGATGGCTTATGAAGCGAGGCGGCAGAGATCCTTATGA